One Kitasatospora sp. NBC_01287 DNA window includes the following coding sequences:
- a CDS encoding DUF3099 domain-containing protein: MQQRRRHLYYFTAMGICLGLFVLAWAVVRFFSVGAAIGMCLVAMVIPPLAAIFANRRDPEDDWWQDPRWDDPEWEEPGHDPDKPDHEPPRPPQ, encoded by the coding sequence GTGCAGCAGCGGCGCAGGCACCTCTACTACTTCACCGCCATGGGGATCTGCCTCGGGCTCTTCGTCCTGGCCTGGGCAGTGGTGCGCTTCTTCTCGGTCGGCGCGGCGATCGGCATGTGCCTGGTGGCGATGGTGATCCCGCCGCTGGCCGCGATCTTCGCCAACCGGCGCGACCCCGAGGACGACTGGTGGCAGGACCCTCGTTGGGACGACCCCGAGTGGGAGGAGCCGGGGCACGACCCCGACAAACCCGACCACGAGCCGCCCCGGCCGCCTCAGTAG
- a CDS encoding folate-binding protein YgfZ, whose protein sequence is MKSPLLSLPGAVPAEGADEGVAAHYGDLFREQRELAAGRAFTDLSHRGVITVTGPDRLAWLHLLLTQHVSGLGPGQATEALILSPHGHVEHALYLVDDGTTSWAHVEPGTQGALLEYLAKMRFMYRVEVADATAEFAVVHLPAGNPATAAGAAAVRELPWGRDLFLPRAELAEQAKEFGSPAGIWGYEALRIEAHRPRLGFETDHRTIPHEVDWLVTAVHLNKGCYRGQETVARVHNLGKPPRRLVLLHLDGTEEVLPAHGAEVRLAAEPEGRALGFVTSAARHHELGPIALALVKRNVPVAAELRAGGVPAAQEVVVAP, encoded by the coding sequence ATGAAGAGCCCGCTGCTGTCCCTGCCCGGAGCCGTCCCCGCCGAGGGAGCCGACGAGGGCGTCGCGGCCCACTACGGCGACCTCTTCCGCGAGCAGCGGGAGCTGGCGGCCGGCCGGGCCTTCACCGACCTGTCGCACCGCGGCGTGATCACCGTGACCGGCCCCGACCGGCTGGCCTGGCTGCACCTGCTGCTCACCCAGCACGTGAGCGGTCTCGGACCGGGGCAGGCCACCGAGGCGCTGATCCTCTCCCCGCACGGGCACGTCGAGCACGCCCTCTACCTGGTCGACGACGGCACCACCAGCTGGGCCCACGTCGAGCCCGGCACGCAGGGCGCGCTGCTGGAGTACCTGGCGAAGATGAGGTTCATGTACCGGGTCGAGGTCGCCGACGCCACGGCGGAGTTCGCCGTGGTCCACCTGCCGGCCGGCAACCCGGCGACGGCGGCGGGGGCGGCCGCGGTGCGCGAACTGCCCTGGGGCCGCGACCTGTTCCTGCCGCGCGCCGAACTGGCGGAGCAGGCGAAGGAGTTCGGCAGTCCGGCCGGCATCTGGGGTTACGAGGCGCTGCGGATCGAGGCGCACCGCCCGCGGCTCGGCTTCGAGACCGACCACCGCACCATCCCGCACGAGGTGGACTGGCTGGTCACCGCCGTGCACCTGAACAAGGGCTGCTACCGCGGCCAGGAGACGGTGGCCCGGGTGCACAACCTGGGCAAGCCGCCGCGCCGCCTGGTCCTGCTGCACCTGGACGGCACCGAGGAGGTGCTGCCCGCGCACGGCGCCGAGGTGCGCCTGGCCGCCGAGCCGGAGGGCCGGGCGCTGGGCTTCGTCACCTCGGCGGCCCGCCACCACGAGCTGGGCCCGATCGCGCTCGCCCTGGTGAAGCGCAACGTCCCGGTGGCGGCCGAGCTGCGGGCCGGCGGCGTGCCGGCCGCCCAGGAGGTCGTGGTCGCCCCGTAG
- a CDS encoding S1C family serine protease has product MSDQHRTTADESGSTLPPKPAGAPTAHQDHPMAPAPAATQPEHPRPANQQPTYQQPEYPHPGYPQPAYTEADRTGPDHAQGYYAADYAAPPAGGGEPPYYGPPPVLPGGQPEPAGPAHRARTGFLRGRLALVTAVAAVAAVLGGLAGGAVADARHGSTTASSTTLVSPVSAKSDGSADVAAIAAAVSPSVVQIDVQSQSGTSTGTGVVLTANGQILTNYHVISSAVSDGGTITVTYQNGTKTSGSITGTDKSLDVAVITASGASGLPTATLGNSDAMAVGDAVVAIGNPDGLTGTVTSGIISAKNRQVTVQVDEGSTRGNGGFGFPDFPGYSGRSSTASSSDTATYSALQTDAALNPGNSGGPLLNSAGQVIGIDSAMYSGSGSSSGSSQAGSVGLGFAIPIDAVKQVLPKLQAGQTL; this is encoded by the coding sequence ATGAGCGACCAGCACCGCACCACCGCAGATGAGTCGGGGTCCACCCTCCCGCCGAAGCCGGCCGGAGCGCCCACCGCTCACCAGGACCACCCGATGGCGCCGGCCCCGGCCGCGACCCAGCCCGAACACCCCCGGCCCGCGAACCAGCAGCCCACGTACCAGCAGCCCGAGTACCCGCACCCCGGATACCCGCAGCCCGCGTACACCGAGGCCGACCGCACCGGGCCCGACCACGCGCAGGGCTACTACGCCGCGGACTACGCGGCCCCGCCCGCCGGGGGTGGCGAGCCCCCGTACTACGGCCCGCCGCCCGTCCTGCCGGGTGGGCAGCCCGAGCCCGCCGGCCCCGCGCACCGCGCCCGCACCGGCTTCCTGCGCGGCCGGCTCGCCCTGGTCACCGCCGTCGCGGCGGTCGCCGCGGTGCTCGGCGGGCTGGCCGGCGGCGCGGTCGCCGACGCCCGGCACGGCAGCACCACCGCGAGCTCGACCACGCTGGTCAGCCCGGTCTCCGCGAAGAGCGACGGCAGTGCCGACGTCGCCGCGATCGCCGCCGCCGTCTCACCCTCCGTGGTGCAGATCGACGTCCAGTCGCAGAGCGGCACCTCGACCGGCACCGGGGTGGTGCTCACCGCGAACGGGCAGATCCTCACCAACTACCACGTGATCTCCAGCGCCGTGAGCGACGGCGGCACCATCACCGTCACCTACCAGAACGGCACCAAGACCTCCGGCAGCATCACCGGCACCGACAAGTCGCTGGACGTCGCGGTGATCACCGCGAGCGGCGCGAGCGGCCTGCCCACCGCGACCCTCGGCAACTCCGACGCGATGGCGGTGGGCGACGCGGTGGTGGCCATCGGCAACCCCGACGGCCTGACCGGCACCGTCACCTCCGGCATCATCAGCGCCAAGAACCGCCAGGTCACCGTGCAGGTCGACGAGGGCAGCACGCGCGGCAACGGCGGCTTCGGGTTCCCCGACTTCCCCGGCTACAGCGGTCGCAGCTCCACCGCCTCGTCCTCCGACACCGCCACCTACTCGGCCCTGCAGACCGATGCCGCCCTCAACCCCGGCAACTCCGGCGGCCCGCTGCTCAACTCCGCCGGCCAGGTGATCGGCATCGACTCCGCGATGTACTCCGGCAGCGGCAGCAGCTCCGGCAGCAGCCAGGCCGGCAGCGTCGGCCTCGGCTTCGCCATCCCGATCGACGCCGTCAAGCAGGTACTGCCGAAGCTGCAGGCCGGCCAGACGCTCTAG
- a CDS encoding response regulator transcription factor: MTPPADDRTPAEQPATARLLVVDDEPALRDALESSLAFEGYEVTTATDGYEALEAVERDQPDLVLLDIMMPRMDGLTAVRRMRSRGDTAPVLMLTARDAVGDRVTGLDVGADDYLAKPFELDELLARVRALLRRNALATEAAARATAVEDDSEVLAFADLRMNTATREVTRDGRPVELTRTEFMLLEMFLAHPRQVLTREQILKAVWGFDFEPSSNSLDVYVMYLRRKTEQGGMPRLIQTVRGVGYALRAPSVATG, from the coding sequence ATGACTCCCCCCGCCGACGACCGCACCCCTGCCGAGCAGCCGGCCACCGCGCGTCTGCTCGTGGTCGACGACGAGCCCGCACTGCGGGACGCACTCGAGAGCAGCCTCGCCTTCGAGGGCTACGAGGTCACCACCGCCACGGACGGCTACGAGGCCCTGGAGGCCGTCGAGCGCGACCAGCCCGACCTGGTGCTGCTCGACATCATGATGCCCCGGATGGACGGCCTCACCGCCGTGCGCCGGATGCGCTCGCGCGGGGACACCGCACCCGTGCTGATGCTCACCGCCCGCGACGCCGTCGGGGACCGGGTGACCGGCCTGGACGTCGGCGCGGACGACTACCTCGCCAAGCCCTTCGAGCTCGACGAGCTGCTCGCCCGGGTCCGGGCGCTGCTGCGCCGCAACGCGCTCGCCACCGAGGCCGCGGCGCGGGCCACCGCCGTGGAAGACGACTCCGAGGTACTGGCCTTCGCCGACCTGCGGATGAACACCGCGACGCGCGAGGTCACCCGCGACGGGCGCCCGGTGGAGCTGACCCGCACCGAGTTCATGCTGCTGGAGATGTTCCTCGCGCACCCCCGCCAGGTGCTCACCCGCGAGCAGATCCTCAAGGCCGTCTGGGGCTTCGACTTCGAGCCCTCCTCGAACTCGCTGGACGTCTACGTGATGTACCTGCGGCGCAAGACCGAGCAGGGCGGCATGCCCCGGCTCATCCAGACCGTGCGCGGGGTCGGCTACGCGCTGCGCGCGCCGAGCGTGGCGACCGGCTGA
- the dtd gene encoding D-aminoacyl-tRNA deacylase → MRAVVQRVSEAAVTVAGEQVGAISGPGLCVLVGVTHEDGPAQAAQLARKLWTLRLFEADGTEKSCSDLAAPLLVISQFTLYGDARKGRRPTWNAAAPGPVAEPLVAEVVERLRALGAEVETGRFGADMTVSLVNDGPFTVLLEV, encoded by the coding sequence ATGCGAGCAGTGGTGCAGCGGGTGAGTGAGGCCGCCGTGACGGTGGCCGGGGAACAGGTCGGGGCGATCAGCGGGCCGGGGCTCTGCGTCCTGGTCGGGGTGACGCACGAGGACGGCCCGGCCCAGGCCGCGCAGCTGGCCCGCAAGTTGTGGACGCTGCGGCTCTTCGAGGCGGACGGCACCGAGAAGTCCTGCTCGGACCTGGCCGCGCCGCTGCTGGTGATCAGTCAGTTCACGCTCTACGGCGACGCCCGCAAGGGGCGCCGCCCCACCTGGAACGCCGCCGCGCCGGGACCGGTGGCCGAGCCGCTGGTGGCCGAGGTGGTCGAGCGGTTGCGGGCGCTGGGCGCCGAGGTGGAGACCGGCCGGTTCGGGGCGGACATGACCGTCTCGCTGGTGAACGACGGGCCGTTCACCGTACTGCTGGAGGTCTGA
- a CDS encoding putative leader peptide: MKRQADLTKRRAVDLCRVSACLCRMR, translated from the coding sequence ATGAAGCGACAGGCGGACCTCACGAAGCGGCGGGCGGTAGATCTCTGCCGCGTGTCCGCCTGCCTGTGTCGCATGCGCTGA
- a CDS encoding response regulator transcription factor, producing the protein MSSLLLLTNALQPSAEVLPALGLLLHQVRVAPAEGSALVDTPSADVILVDGRRDLPQIRSLCQLLRSTGVSAPLILVVTEGGLAAVTAEWGVDDVLLDTAGPAEVEARLRLAIGRQQQTTVDDSPMEIRNGDLSVDEATYSAKLKGRVLDLTFKEFELLKYLAQHPGRVFTRAQLLQEVWGYDYFGGTRTVDVHVRRLRAKLGVEHEQLIGTVRNVGYRFVVPSQGEKGERGAGAAEAQQDGHPGTESAFEQPVGGGRTT; encoded by the coding sequence ATGAGTTCTCTCCTCCTGCTCACCAACGCACTGCAGCCGTCGGCGGAGGTGCTGCCGGCTCTCGGGCTGCTGCTGCACCAGGTGCGGGTGGCCCCGGCCGAGGGGTCGGCGCTCGTCGACACCCCGAGCGCCGACGTGATACTGGTCGACGGCCGGCGCGACCTGCCGCAGATCCGCAGCCTGTGCCAGCTGCTGCGGTCCACCGGGGTGAGCGCCCCGCTGATCCTGGTGGTCACCGAGGGCGGACTGGCCGCCGTCACCGCCGAGTGGGGCGTCGACGACGTCCTGCTGGACACCGCGGGACCGGCCGAGGTCGAGGCCCGACTGCGGCTGGCGATCGGCCGCCAGCAGCAGACCACGGTGGACGACAGCCCGATGGAGATCCGCAACGGTGACCTCTCGGTGGACGAGGCGACCTACTCCGCCAAGCTGAAGGGTCGGGTGCTCGACCTCACCTTCAAGGAGTTCGAGCTGCTCAAGTACCTCGCGCAGCACCCGGGCCGGGTCTTCACCCGGGCCCAGTTGCTGCAGGAGGTCTGGGGCTACGACTACTTCGGCGGCACCCGCACCGTCGATGTCCACGTGCGGCGGCTGCGGGCCAAGCTCGGGGTCGAGCACGAGCAGCTGATCGGCACCGTGCGGAACGTCGGCTACCGCTTCGTGGTGCCCTCGCAGGGTGAGAAGGGCGAGCGCGGCGCGGGCGCGGCCGAGGCGCAGCAGGACGGGCACCCGGGCACCGAGTCGGCCTTCGAGCAGCCCGTCGGCGGCGGCCGGACCACCTGA
- a CDS encoding LacI family DNA-binding transcriptional regulator — MAKVTRDDVARLAGTSTAVVSYVINDGPRPVAPATKERVLAAIEQLGYRPNSVAQAMASRRTNLIGMIVPDARQPFFAEMAHAVERAASDRGKIVLMGNSDYAEDREMHYIQAFLGMRVSGLILVSQGAPQRAAKEFAAMEGAKVVLLHRRPEAIDDVSVVTDDVGGAELVVRHLLEEHGHPYVACFGGPVDTPAPGDPVIDHVEGWQRAMEAHELPIDQHLIDAPFHRYGAYEVALELLRSPNRPPAVFCSTDDQALGVLRAAREVGLRVPEDLAVAGFDDIPEAALADPPLTTVASEREAMARAAVDLVLDDSLMVPGSDTERVRKFPSRLVVRRSCGCAGSAAR; from the coding sequence GTGGCCAAGGTGACGCGCGACGATGTAGCCCGACTGGCTGGGACCTCGACCGCGGTCGTCAGCTATGTCATCAACGACGGACCGCGACCTGTCGCGCCCGCGACCAAGGAGCGGGTGCTCGCCGCGATCGAGCAGCTCGGCTACCGGCCGAACAGCGTCGCGCAGGCGATGGCGTCCCGGCGGACCAACCTCATCGGCATGATCGTGCCGGACGCCCGGCAGCCGTTCTTCGCCGAGATGGCGCACGCGGTCGAACGAGCCGCCTCGGACCGCGGCAAGATCGTGCTGATGGGCAACTCGGACTACGCCGAGGACCGCGAGATGCACTACATCCAGGCCTTCCTGGGCATGCGGGTCTCCGGCCTGATCCTGGTCAGCCAGGGCGCCCCGCAGCGCGCCGCCAAGGAGTTCGCCGCGATGGAGGGCGCCAAGGTGGTGCTGCTGCACCGCCGGCCCGAGGCCATCGACGACGTCTCGGTGGTCACCGACGACGTGGGCGGCGCCGAACTGGTGGTGCGCCACCTGCTGGAGGAGCACGGCCACCCCTACGTCGCCTGCTTCGGCGGCCCGGTGGACACCCCCGCGCCCGGCGACCCGGTGATCGACCACGTCGAGGGCTGGCAGCGGGCGATGGAGGCACACGAGCTGCCGATCGACCAACACCTGATCGACGCCCCCTTCCACCGCTACGGCGCCTACGAGGTGGCGCTGGAGCTGCTCCGCTCCCCGAACCGCCCGCCGGCCGTCTTCTGCTCCACCGACGACCAGGCGCTCGGCGTGCTGCGGGCCGCCCGCGAGGTGGGCCTGCGGGTGCCGGAGGACCTGGCGGTCGCGGGCTTCGACGACATCCCCGAGGCGGCGCTGGCCGATCCGCCGCTGACCACGGTGGCCAGCGAGCGCGAGGCGATGGCGCGGGCCGCGGTGGACCTGGTGCTGGACGACTCGCTGATGGTGCCGGGCTCCGACACCGAGCGGGTGCGGAAGTTCCCGTCCCGCCTGGTGGTGCGGCGCTCCTGCGGCTGCGCCGGCAGCGCCGCGCGGTGA
- a CDS encoding MoaD/ThiS family protein translates to MTATTEPSSGPGPGGTPAAVVTGTIRYWAAAKAEAGTAEERYRAANLAEALAQAAERHADRPKLVRLLGICSYLVDSKPVGGRDRAQVALSEGGTIEVLPPFAGG, encoded by the coding sequence ATGACCGCGACCACCGAACCCTCCTCCGGCCCCGGGCCGGGGGGCACTCCCGCAGCCGTGGTGACCGGGACCATCCGCTACTGGGCCGCCGCCAAGGCCGAGGCGGGCACCGCCGAGGAGCGGTACCGCGCGGCCAACCTGGCCGAGGCGCTCGCCCAGGCCGCGGAGCGGCACGCCGACCGGCCGAAGTTGGTCCGCCTGCTGGGCATCTGTTCCTACCTGGTGGACAGCAAGCCGGTGGGCGGCCGGGACCGCGCCCAGGTGGCGCTGAGCGAGGGCGGCACGATCGAGGTGCTGCCGCCGTTCGCCGGCGGCTGA
- a CDS encoding sulfurtransferase produces MSRSDVLVDADWVQAHIEDTKVVIVEVDEDTSAYDKNHIKNAVRIDWKKDLQDPVRRDFVDQAGFEALLSAKGIANDDTVVLYGGNNNWFASYAFWYFKLYGHGDVRLLDGGRKKWELDSRDLVDGSEVPSRPATDYKAQAQDTAIRAFRDDVLAAIGSKNLVDVRSPDEFSGRLLAPAHLPQEQSQRPGHVPSARNIPWSKNANDDGTFKSDEDLRALYAQEGVDLSKDTIAYCRIGERSALTWFVLHQLLGQENVKNYDGSWTEYGSLVGVPIELGA; encoded by the coding sequence ATGAGCCGCAGCGACGTCCTGGTCGACGCCGACTGGGTCCAGGCCCACATCGAGGACACGAAGGTCGTCATCGTCGAGGTCGACGAGGACACCTCCGCGTACGACAAGAACCACATCAAGAACGCCGTCCGGATCGACTGGAAGAAGGACCTCCAGGACCCGGTCCGCCGCGACTTCGTCGACCAGGCCGGCTTCGAGGCGCTGCTCAGCGCCAAGGGCATCGCCAACGACGACACCGTGGTGCTCTACGGCGGCAACAACAACTGGTTCGCCTCCTACGCCTTCTGGTACTTCAAGCTCTACGGCCACGGCGACGTCCGCCTGCTGGACGGCGGCCGCAAGAAGTGGGAGCTCGACTCCCGCGACCTGGTCGACGGCTCCGAGGTCCCCAGCCGCCCGGCCACCGACTACAAGGCGCAGGCCCAGGACACCGCGATCCGCGCCTTCCGCGACGACGTCCTCGCCGCGATCGGCAGCAAGAACCTGGTCGACGTGCGCTCGCCCGACGAGTTCTCCGGCCGCCTGCTCGCCCCGGCCCACCTGCCGCAGGAGCAGTCGCAGCGCCCCGGCCACGTGCCGAGCGCCCGCAACATCCCGTGGTCGAAGAACGCCAACGACGACGGCACCTTCAAGTCCGACGAGGACCTGCGCGCGCTCTACGCGCAGGAGGGCGTGGACCTGTCCAAGGACACCATCGCGTACTGCCGGATCGGCGAGCGCTCCGCGCTCACCTGGTTCGTCCTGCACCAGCTGCTGGGCCAGGAGAACGTCAAGAACTACGACGGTTCCTGGACCGAGTACGGCAGCCTGGTGGGCGTGCCGATCGAGCTCGGCGCCTGA
- a CDS encoding FABP family protein — protein MIEIPTDLHRDVVSLAFLLGTWEGAGVFAPLPGQESAQEKCNFGQEVVFRHDGRPFLEFRSRTWVLDEEGEKVRPLENEHGFWRVTSNQHGTSGEREVEISMVRDDGTVEVWYGKLADGKPQIEVATDAVARVEGSAPYSGGKRLYGFVNDELLWVGEKSAPEVPLRPYMSAQLRKVLSPAQLIKDINDLPDDGIAFFR, from the coding sequence ATGATCGAGATCCCCACTGACCTCCACAGGGACGTCGTCTCCCTGGCCTTCCTGCTCGGCACCTGGGAGGGAGCCGGTGTCTTCGCGCCGCTCCCCGGACAGGAGAGCGCGCAGGAGAAGTGCAACTTCGGCCAGGAGGTCGTCTTCCGGCACGACGGCCGCCCCTTCCTGGAGTTCCGCTCCCGCACCTGGGTGCTGGACGAGGAGGGCGAGAAGGTCCGCCCGCTGGAGAACGAGCACGGTTTCTGGCGCGTCACCAGCAACCAGCACGGCACCAGCGGCGAGCGCGAGGTGGAGATCTCCATGGTCCGCGACGACGGCACGGTGGAGGTCTGGTACGGCAAGTTGGCCGACGGCAAGCCGCAGATCGAGGTGGCCACCGACGCGGTCGCCCGGGTCGAGGGCTCGGCGCCCTACAGCGGTGGCAAGCGGCTCTACGGCTTCGTCAACGACGAGCTGCTCTGGGTCGGCGAGAAGTCGGCCCCCGAGGTGCCGCTGCGTCCCTACATGTCCGCGCAGCTGCGCAAGGTGCTCAGCCCGGCCCAGCTGATCAAGGACATCAACGACCTGCCGGACGACGGGATCGCCTTCTTCCGCTGA
- a CDS encoding DsrE family protein — translation MSKKLVIKVTAGADAPERCSQAFTVAAVAVASGVEVSLWLTGESSWFALPGRAAEFELPHAAPLPDLLESILAAGTVTLCTQCATRRGIEQADTVAGVRIAGAQVFVSEIMADGTQALVY, via the coding sequence GTGTCGAAGAAACTCGTCATCAAGGTCACCGCCGGAGCCGACGCGCCCGAGCGCTGCTCGCAGGCCTTCACCGTGGCCGCGGTCGCGGTCGCCAGCGGGGTCGAGGTCTCGCTCTGGCTGACCGGGGAGTCGTCCTGGTTCGCGCTGCCCGGGCGGGCCGCGGAGTTCGAGCTGCCGCACGCCGCGCCGCTGCCGGACCTGCTGGAGTCGATCCTGGCGGCCGGCACGGTCACCCTGTGCACGCAGTGCGCGACCCGGCGCGGCATCGAGCAGGCCGACACCGTGGCGGGTGTCCGGATCGCGGGCGCCCAGGTCTTCGTCAGTGAGATCATGGCCGACGGCACGCAGGCACTGGTCTACTGA
- a CDS encoding DUF2993 domain-containing protein — protein sequence MRSWIKAAIAVLVLAGLLVGADRIAVVVAQGQAADKLAGRQGITGKPSVSIGDFPFLTDLISRKVDSVHLSGAGVQLSGAGRDFQLENFSADLKGVQVSGDYRSATVDSGTGTGRIGYQEVQTLLGLDARTTLGYGGPGLVKVTGELLGQKISTTVKLRTDGDTISVDSVGALPGIGSLPGVTQLINSQIGSRNFTLQGSMPVGLRLQQVTPQPDGLALVFQGSHLQLVG from the coding sequence ATGCGGAGCTGGATCAAAGCGGCCATCGCCGTCCTGGTGCTGGCCGGCCTGCTGGTCGGCGCCGACCGGATCGCGGTCGTGGTGGCGCAGGGCCAGGCGGCCGACAAGCTGGCGGGGCGGCAGGGCATCACCGGGAAGCCTTCGGTCTCGATCGGTGACTTCCCCTTCCTGACCGACCTGATCAGCCGCAAGGTCGACAGCGTCCACCTGTCGGGCGCCGGCGTGCAGCTCTCCGGCGCCGGACGGGATTTCCAGCTGGAGAACTTCTCGGCCGACCTGAAGGGCGTTCAGGTCAGTGGTGACTACCGCTCGGCGACCGTCGACTCGGGCACCGGTACCGGGAGGATCGGCTACCAGGAGGTGCAGACCCTGCTCGGCCTGGACGCGCGCACCACGCTCGGCTACGGGGGCCCCGGCCTGGTGAAGGTCACCGGGGAGCTGCTCGGGCAGAAGATCAGCACCACCGTGAAGCTGCGCACCGACGGCGACACGATCTCGGTGGACAGTGTGGGCGCGCTGCCCGGGATCGGCTCGCTGCCGGGCGTCACCCAGCTGATCAACTCGCAGATCGGCTCCCGGAACTTCACCCTGCAGGGCAGCATGCCGGTGGGTCTGCGGTTGCAGCAGGTCACCCCGCAGCCCGACGGCCTGGCCCTCGTCTTCCAGGGCAGCCACCTGCAGCTGGTCGGCTGA
- a CDS encoding DUF1416 domain-containing protein encodes MCGAKAGGPDLAGVDVANETIIQGSVTRDGEPVNGYVRLLDAGGEFTAEVPTSATGQFRFFAAPGSWTVRALVPGATVDRKVVASQGALTEVPIAV; translated from the coding sequence ATGTGTGGTGCGAAGGCCGGCGGCCCGGACCTGGCAGGAGTTGACGTGGCGAACGAGACGATCATCCAGGGTTCGGTGACCCGTGACGGTGAGCCGGTCAACGGCTACGTGCGGCTGCTGGACGCGGGCGGCGAGTTCACCGCCGAGGTGCCCACCTCGGCCACCGGGCAGTTCCGCTTCTTCGCGGCTCCCGGCAGCTGGACCGTGCGCGCGCTGGTGCCCGGCGCGACCGTGGACCGCAAGGTGGTCGCCTCCCAGGGCGCCCTGACCGAGGTCCCGATCGCGGTCTGA
- a CDS encoding Fur family transcriptional regulator → MAEHSTAGTDWKTDLRERGYRLTPQRQLVLEAVDVLDHATPDEILAQVRRTASGVNISTVYRTLELLEELGLVSHAHLGHGAPTYHLADRHHHLHLVCRDCGKVSETDTAIATPLIESLRARHGFDTDLEHFAIFGRCADCTAAAERAAT, encoded by the coding sequence GTGGCGGAGCACAGCACGGCCGGCACCGACTGGAAGACCGATCTGCGCGAGCGCGGCTACCGCCTCACCCCGCAGCGCCAGCTGGTGCTGGAGGCGGTGGACGTGCTCGACCACGCCACCCCCGACGAGATCCTGGCCCAGGTCCGGCGGACCGCGAGCGGGGTGAACATCTCCACCGTCTACCGGACCCTGGAGCTGCTGGAGGAGCTGGGCCTGGTCTCGCACGCCCACCTGGGCCACGGCGCGCCGACCTACCACCTGGCCGACCGCCACCACCACCTGCACCTGGTCTGCCGGGACTGCGGCAAGGTCTCGGAGACGGACACCGCGATCGCCACCCCGCTGATCGAGAGCCTGCGCGCGCGGCACGGTTTCGACACCGACCTGGAGCACTTCGCCATCTTCGGCCGCTGCGCCGACTGCACCGCCGCCGCGGAGCGGGCCGCCACCTGA